Proteins encoded together in one Telopea speciosissima isolate NSW1024214 ecotype Mountain lineage chromosome 6, Tspe_v1, whole genome shotgun sequence window:
- the LOC122666335 gene encoding NADH dehydrogenase [ubiquinone] 1 alpha subcomplex assembly factor 3: MAARQRAATTLPSLIRALRKESPKPANQNLPSLKRAFSLYDQINLIDQIPDDQLVFQSVADTGFVVNGVNYEGSLLCVGNLLLSWSPKKLSEITADSLSIFQVMKPTPEILILGCGRHIQPVDPELRRFIKSTGMKLESVDSRNAASTYNILNEEGRVVAAALLPYGVSS; the protein is encoded by the exons ATGGCTGCTAGACAGAGAGCAGCAACAACGCTGCCATCTCTTATACGTGCCCTTCGCAAGGAATCCCCGAAACCTGCAAACCAAAATCTACCTTCTCTGAAGCGCGCCTTTTCCCTCTACGATCAGATTAATCTCATCGATCAAATCCCGGATGATCAATTGGTTTTCCAAAG CGTTGCTGATACAGGTTTTGTGGTAAATGGTGTTAACTATGAAGGTAGCTTGCTTTGTGTTGGAAACTTGCTCTTATCTTGGAGCCCCAAAAAACTCTCGGAGATTACTGCAGATAG CTTATCAATCTTCCAAGTCATGAAGCCCACACCAG AGATTTTGATTCTTGGCTGTGGAAGGCACATTCAACCAGTGGATCCTGAACTTCGACGCTTCATCAAGTCTACTGGCATGAAATTGGAATCCGTTGATTCG AGGAATGCTGCATCAACCTACAATATTTTGAATGAAGAGGGGAGGGTTGTGGCTGCTGCCCTTCTTCCATATGGAGTTTCTTCATGA
- the LOC122666124 gene encoding F-box protein At3g07870-like, producing the protein MRDLPCEFPYEIFLNILSRLPIKSLFRFRCVCKAWRELLTDPHFIKQQLNHAAETNISNPNLILNCGSNLYNIFYSIHNDTWKDEPLKLDLPFKLSTIEIVGSCNGLVCLWGYLNRVYNVIVWNPFTRDYKILPDEPFQFLGRTVSRFPVLGFGYSPSKDVYKVLRIVYFHVDGRMFSSCCSLVDVHTLGSNSWRRIGEIPFDIRDCLSGVFVNGSLHWIAIRSSRPDTIVSFDVEDEVFREMPQPYFGDHSFQSKLGVLGGFLCMICTLYDNNVKIWMMKDYGVKESWIKQFSISQPMVVGHFNHLKPLGFTKSGEIVLEMHDRKLVLYDPKTKKLRNLTIQGVPDWYEVGVSIGTLISPKPCS; encoded by the coding sequence atGAGGGACCTCCCATGCGAATTCCCATACGAAATTTTCTTGAACATCCTCTCAAGGTTACCCATCAAGTCCCTCTTTCGATTCAGGTGTGTATGCAAGGCCTGGCGAGAGTTACTTACAGATCCTCATTTCATCAAACAACAACTGAATCATGCAGCAGAAACCAATATTTCCAATCCTAATCTCATTCTCAACTGTGGATCCAATCTATACAACATCTTCTATTCCATCCACAATGATACCTGGAAGGATGAGCCCTTAAAGCTCGATTTGCCCTTCAAGCTTTCCACTATTGAAATTGTTGGTTCTTGCAATGGCTTGGTTTGCCTTTGGGGTTACTTGAATCGTGTCTACAATGTCATTGTTTGGAACCCATTCACCAGAGACTACAAGATATTGCCTGACGAACCTTTTCAGTTTCTGGGTCGTACCGTTTCTCGTTTCCCTGTTCTGGGTTTTGGTTACAGTCCATCAAAGGATGTTTATAAGGTGTTAAGGATTGTTTACTTTCATGTTGATGGTAGAATGTTCAGTTCTTGTTGTTCCCTGGTAGATGTTCATACACTTGGATCGAATTCATGGCGAAGGATTGGAGAAATCCCCTTTGATATTCGTGATTGCTTGTCAGGGGTTTTCGTTAATGGATCTCTTCATTGGATTGCTATTCGCAGTTCCAGACCAGACACTATTGTTTCTTTTGATGTTGAAGATGAGGTGTTTAGAGAAATGCCACAACCTTACTTTGGGGATCATAGTTTTCAAAGCAAATTGGGGGTTTTGGGAGGATTCCTTTGTATGATTTGTACACTCTATGATAATAATGTTAAGATATGGATGATGAAGGATTATGGAGTTAAAGAATCTTGGATTAAACAGTTCTCCATCAGCCAACCCATGGTTGTTGGTCATTTTAATCACTTGAAGCCACTTGGATTTACAAAAAGTGGAGAAATTGTGCTGGAGATGCATGATAGAAAGCTAGTTTTGTATGATCCGAAAACAAAAAAGCTTAGAAATCTTACAATTCAAGGTGTTCCAGATTGGTATGAGGTTGGTGTTTCTATTGGGACTCTTATTTCACCCAAGCCTTGCAGTTGA
- the LOC122666125 gene encoding F-box protein At3g07870-like, translated as MRDLPYEIFTNIFSRLSIKSLFQFRCVCKTWRDLLTDPHFIKQQLNRSSETNISNPNLILNCGSNLCHVLYSIHNGTWDDKPVKLDLPFKLSNIGIVGSCNGLVCLLGFSRVYDVIVWNPFTRDFNKLPYAPLKFPGRTVSRFPVMGFGYSPSKDVYKVIRVIYFHVDRTWSSSCSSLVQVHTLGSDSWRRIGEIPFEIRDWLSGVFVNGALHWIAIRSSRPDTIVSFDVGNEKFRKMPQPYFGDDGFQSKLEVLGGFLCMICTYYDNRVKIWVMKDYGVKESWIKQFSISQPMVIGNFKCLKPLGFTKSGEILLEMHDRKLVLYDPERKIFRNFTIRGVPDWSEAGAFIGTLISPEACS; from the coding sequence ATGAGGGACCTCCCTTATGAAATTTTCACTAACATTTTCTCAAGGTTATCCATCAAGTCGCTCTTTCAATTCAGGTGCGTATGCAAAACCTGGCGAGATTTACTTACAGATCCTCATTTCATTAAACAACAACTGAATCGATCGTCTGAAACCAATATTTCCAACCCTAATCTCATCCTCAACTGTGGATCCAATCTATGCCATGTCCTCTATTCAATTCATAATGGCACCTGGGATGATAAGCCTGTAAAGCTCGATTTACCCTTCAAGCTTTCCAATATTGGAATTGTTGGTTCTTGTAATGGCTTGGTTTGCCTTTTGGGTTTCTCACGTGTCTATGATGTCATCGTTTGGAACCCATTTACCAGAGACTTCAATAAATTGCCTTACGCACCATTGAAGTTTCCGGGTCGTACAGTTTCTCGTTTCCCTGTGATGGGTTTTGGTTACAGTCCATCAAAGGATGTGTACAAGGTGATAAGAGTTATTTACTTTCATGTTGATCGTACGTGGAGCAGTTCTTGTAGTTCCCTGGTCCAGGTTCACACCCTTGGATCGGATTCATGGCGAAGGATCGGCGAAATTCCCTTTGAAATTCGTGATTGGTTGTCTGGGGTTTTCGTTAATGGAGCTCTTCATTGGATTGCAATTCGCAGTTCCAGACCAGACACTATTGTTTCTTTTGATGTTGGAAATGAGAAGTTTAGAAAAATGCCACAACCCTACTTTGGGGATGATGGTTTTCAAAGCAAATTGGAGGTTTTGGGAGGATTCCTTTGTATGATTTGTACATACTATGATAATCGCGTCAAGATATGGGTGATGAAGGATTATGGAGTGAAAGAGTCTTGGATTAAACAGTTCTCCATCAGCCAACCCATGGTTATTGGCAATTTTAAATGCTTGAAGCCACTTGGGTTTACAAAGAGTGGGGAAATTCTTCTAGAGATGCATGATAGAAAGCTAGTTTTGTATGAtccagaaagaaaaatatttagaaATTTTACAATTCGAGGTGTTCCAGATTGGTCTGAGGCTGGTGCTTTTATTGGGACTCTTATTTCTCCCGAGGCTTGCAGTTGA